GCTGTGATTTTCGTTTCTATTGTTGCAAGAATCCTGATTTACTATATGGTGGTATGTAAGTGTTTATGATGGTAAGTATTCTTAGAGCACGGGTGTGGCCGTATGGTTTAAACTTTATGCTGAAGGGGAAGATTGGAATAGCAAGACTCATGAgtcataagaaaaagaaaagatataaGAAACAGTGTTTCATTAACTTTTGGGTTAGGTCAAGCTTAAACACCCACTCAAAGGGAAAGAACTCATATGGGTTATGACACTAGAATCATTATGGGAATAGGCGTTTACTGCTGCGCAATTCTTGTTTAATCCATCGTTAAGGCAACTTTTCCTATGAGTTGGCAGTTTAAAAATGTTCTTGATCACTCTTCCTGCCCTCCCTTAAACAGAAAGATACTTGCTGTGGTGATCAATGTTGAATGTGATCTTGATTCGGTTTGGGTGTTTCCTTTGGCACTTTGAAGAATAAAAGATGATGCATATTGCTCTGTCCTGGACTTATGGTCACAAGACATCATCTATGGCCAACAATCATTGTTGACCTTAATACCCAAGTAATTTCCCACCACCATTATTTGGGGGCTTTGAATCGAAAGAAATAGAAGAGTTTTCAAAAACCAGATAGGGGTGGAGTACCTGTGAGATTCTGTAAGATTTTGGTCAGTTTGTGGGCATCCGTTGCGTTGGCCTTCAAATTCTGTGGCCTTCTTATGTTCTGTTAGATTGGAAGGAAGCTGTAGGGTAGGGTTTTGGCTTCAGTAGGTGGTAGTCAGTTTCCTACATTCGATCATCTTCTTGTTGGTGTGGTTgccttctgtttttctttttttttggatctGTCAGCTGCCTTCTATTCTTTAGAACTGTTGTCCCCATCGCTGCATCTTTCATTTTGATCAAtaacaatttttgtttttatttttatttttttttaataaaacaaaaGGGAAGTTAATATTCCAACATCAAGGAATACCAATTTGAATGCCAAGCAAAAGTACACCAATTAGGGCACTAACATGACCAGATTTTGCTTAGATCCTTTTAGGGGCTATGATAATAACTCAATCTTGGGAATGCATACATATATGTATCTGTTTGTTGGTCATTACACTTCTGGAAATTGAGACTGTGGGACTTGGAAATGACCATGTTAGGAGGAAACATTTTTGCTTGACCAAATGTTGGAAAGTAGTTGGGCTGATGGAGGCAATGTGTTCCAGTGTCAAATGGGGGGTTAATCACTGTAAGTTTGAGCTTCCACTGGAGTTAACAAGGTGATCTTTTATTCCCCTTCTAATCAGCAGCTATGGTTAACGCATTCAGTAGGCTCATAGAGAGGGCTAGAAAGAGTTGGTGGAAGTTACTAGTAGGTAAGGAGAGAGTAGAGATGTCATACTTGCAGTCTGTTGATTATAACATACTTCTCTTTAGTTGATTATAACATACTCTTTCAGGTAATGAGCAAAAATTTCAGTTTATATCTACTTGTGAAAATGTGAGCAGTATCGGGTTTGAAAGTCAATATGTTGGAGTTCAATTGCGGTGTATATTAACAATACATtagttgattttattttttattttttattttttggaaaaaGTACTAGATATGGAGTCGGAAATGACCTTTGAAACATCATGGCCTCCATTTGGATAAGTACTAGGTCCTTTAGAGTATTTTGTTATTCAAAAGTTGAAAAGACTAGGTTGGTTGGAAAATTGCCTATTTTCCAAGGGTTGGTTAGCTTACACCACTACAATCGTTATTACCCCTTCTAATATATGCTATATGCCATGTTAACATCCCAGAAAAATGGAGAAGCTAATGAGAGACTTCTACTGGAAGGTCAAGGAAGGGAAAAGAGAGTTGGTAAATTGGGAATTAGCATCTAGACCTGGAGATAAAAAGAGATTTAGGGATATGGAATTAATCAAGAGAAATATGTAAGTGACTTTGTAGATCCCCTTTCGGATAATACCCATTTGGGACTACAATGAGTTGGTGAGAGGTCCATATGTAAACCCTAGAAAATCCACCTCCTTGGGAATTTGATTGTTTCCCAGTAATCTCAGTTTTATGGGATCTTTTGTGTATTGCTTTCTTCTGTGTCTCAGTTGAATGTTTTCCTCCCATGTTTGGTTAATTGTCAGTATCATCCTCTTCCCTGTTCGGCTGGATTATTAATTTGTGAAAAAATTGGAATGATATGGATGGTCAGCTATGCTATTTGTTGCATTTAACTTGAAGTTGTTCCCTTGAGTCTAATGTGGATATTAGAAGGGTTTGAAACTGGTTTTCTGGGGTCTTTCTCTTGTAATATACTGATTTTATGGgctatttctttgttttcttctgtATCCGACTGTTTACAACTGGATAGGTGATGTCTCTTTTATGTACTGTTTATTGAGTTGACTGATTGTATTCTGTTGAACTTATCCAGTCAATTGCATGTTTCTCATGAATTATATGTAGGGAAATTCTCGAACATATAGGCAATTTATTTTGTCAGATAGGCTTGCGTCAGTTGCGTGTGATATTTCTAAATCAATCTGGACATATTAGCTTATATGCACACACTAGTTTAAGTTGATAACTTTTAAATGCTTGAGGCTAGGGGTACTTCATAAAAGTTATACATGGTTTATGCGTAAAAAAATTCTTGTTTTACTTTAGGGTTTTAGGATTTCTCTCAACGAAAGCAAAGGGTATCTCAGACTAGCTGATGTGAGTTAAGAATTATCTGATATTTCAGCCTTTAATAATGCTTTACCTTTAACCTGTTTTCCTTTTCATATATAGGAGAATCTTTGTACTTCTGTTTGATTTTTTAATGAATCACTGAAGTCTCCATGTCTGCCGTATCACCTCAGGTATATATATCTGTGAGGGAATGGTTATCCACTTCACTCGGGCAGCTGAGCGGGATATTGGCACAGGAACTGTGTTAGACCGTTTCATTTTCAGCTCATCTCCATCCCATTCTTCGGAGAATCGCTGCACGACTTGCGGTTATCCTTCAGGGCGTGATGATGGTGTCATGTCTTCTTGTCTAGATTGTTTTCTGTCTGGTGGTGATCTGTACCTCTTTGAATATGGTGTCAGTCCAGCCTTCTTTATTGCCAAAGCCAGAGGAGGTACCTGTACCCTTGCCTTGTCTGATCCATCTGAAGATGTCCTTCACCGTGCATTTTACCTTCTCCAGAATGGTTTTGGCAGCTACAGCGTTTCCAAAAACAATTGTGAAGACTTTGCAATTTATTGCAAAACAGGTTTGCTTGTGAATAGTAGCAATGGTTTGGGAAGGAGTGGGCAGGCATCCTCCATTTTATCTGTTGCAAATGCAAGTGCAAGTGGGCGCTTATCCTCCATTTTATCTGTTGCAAATGCAAGTGCAAGTGGGCGCTTATCCTCCATTTTATCTGTTGCAAATGCAAGTGCAAGGCAGGTATCCTCCATTTTATCTGTTGCAAATGCAAGTGCAAGTGGGCAGGCATCCTCCATTTTATCTGTTGCAAGTGCTATTGGTTGTTCACCGGCTCGATATTTGCTTACTATGAGTGGTATGAGTGCTTTCGGTGCTTTCAGTGGTCTGAGTGTTTTCGGTACTGGCATTTATTCTCTCCACCGATTGGCTTATGACATTGGAGTCCGCTGTGATGTTTCAAAAGTACCAGTAGAGAAACTCGATCGGTTGATCGGGTTGGCTTAGTCGAGTCGGAGATTGCAACTGACATGCTTGAATAATCTATGTGGAAATAGTAGTTTTATGGCTTGTTAAAGAATTGACACGGATATCTATATTTATTATTGTATCTTTGTATCAACATGATATAAGTGCATGTACTTGggtgtatttttattttattttatccttatttatactaaaatgagTATGATAAACTAAAGAGAGTCCAGGATAACCAAAGTAGAAAAGGATATAGCTATTAGTAGGCCttatcaaaaagcccgcggatcaagtgggcctatggaggcccgccggcctgACTTtttaaaaagcccgcaaaagccAGCCTCGGTCGGTAGTGGGCCGGCctgcaaaaacccggcccggcccgtaaaagcccgctaggcctgGCCCGTGAAAGcacgtaaaatattatatatatatatgtgtgtgtgtgtgtgtgtttatatatatatagatatgtgtgtgtgtttataaatatatatatatatatatatagacacatatagatatatatttgtgtgtgtttctatatatgtgtgttatatatatatatagatatatatatatatatgtgtgtgtgtgtgtgtgtgtgtgtgtgtgttatatatatatctatatatatagatatatgtgtgtgtgtgtgtcggtgtgtgtttataaacatatatatggaagGTTGTAGAATCAGTGAGGAAAAATGGCTAGTTGGGCTTTCTGTTACTATCTTCTTTTCCTTGAGCTTGCTATTCTTTTTTGCAATATGTCAAGCTtccaaatgtatatatatagaaaagatatatatacattaccgcataataaatatatatatatagatatatgtgtgtgtgtgtgtgtgtttatatatatatatatatatatatatatcaatacgtgtgtgtgtgtgtgtggaagttcttatacttctatataaaatatgtgctaatgtgcatatatatatatatatatatatatatattctacatatcggttgaccaatccgatcggattcgaaaatatggtgaaattggctaaattttttaccacactcataatttattgtaataaactcatccaacggtcggtttttccattttttttgaattgataggggttgctctttggagtgtatgatatataaatataggtttataagagtaactacgtttgacctagttgatcgaattcgaaacgagaaccaaattggctggattttctacacccaccataaaacattacaatctctccatcaagcggttggtttctccaaattcattttctacttcatggttgctttagaatgaacctaaacaatttaaatgcaatgtataagtcatacaactttaagaataaaattggtatagaccaatgtgtttgtaattaaaattaat
Above is a genomic segment from Rosa chinensis cultivar Old Blush chromosome 3, RchiOBHm-V2, whole genome shotgun sequence containing:
- the LOC112192444 gene encoding protein LEAD-SENSITIVE 1 yields the protein MGVLSNKSHRDQLKPGDHIYTWRNAYLYAHHGIYICEGMVIHFTRAAERDIGTGTVLDRFIFSSSPSHSSENRCTTCGYPSGRDDGVMSSCLDCFLSGGDLYLFEYGVSPAFFIAKARGGTCTLALSDPSEDVLHRAFYLLQNGFGSYSVSKNNCEDFAIYCKTGLLVNSSNGLGRSGQASSILSVANASASGRLSSILSVANASASGRLSSILSVANASARQVSSILSVANASASGQASSILSVASAIGCSPARYLLTMSGMSAFGAFSGLSVFGTGIYSLHRLAYDIGVRCDVSKVPVEKLDRLIGLA